One window of the uncultured Paludibaculum sp. genome contains the following:
- a CDS encoding TolC family protein codes for MRRFLWALLLAAPVWSEQLTLKDALATAEKASPEVQEARLRTLESEAQALVQKAALMPQLGVNIGVNYQTTNLQGIGVIAPGFPSRVGPYRVFDARPRLTQQVLDLSLLAQYRAAKARAGQAKFDAETTAERTRLAVIQIYLQTLAADSRARAAAARVDTAKAVLAQVGDAEKAGTSSKLDVARATQRIESEQATLVLARRDRDSLLTNLKKTIGMPQSTPVEVVEFTPSMAEPDGGVRPETLALDARRKVLNEEKRQSERERYPKIGAFGDYGVLGQDPANAVSTYTVGVTVSVPVWTSGRIENEIKAARYRLQQLDQQKRALDLAIDQESAQARLERDAAREALQSAARATTAARESLELARLRYGAGLTTNLDVITAQGNLAQTEEEEIRTRYEGLLASANLARARGDVMAFVRSR; via the coding sequence GTGAGACGGTTTCTCTGGGCTCTGCTCTTGGCGGCGCCAGTGTGGTCGGAACAATTGACTTTGAAGGATGCGTTGGCTACGGCTGAGAAAGCCAGTCCGGAGGTGCAGGAGGCACGCCTGCGAACGCTGGAAAGTGAGGCGCAGGCCCTGGTCCAGAAGGCTGCTTTGATGCCGCAACTGGGGGTCAATATCGGGGTGAACTACCAGACAACGAATCTGCAGGGGATTGGTGTGATCGCGCCGGGCTTTCCGTCCCGTGTCGGCCCCTATCGAGTGTTCGACGCCCGTCCGCGCCTTACGCAGCAAGTGCTGGATCTGTCACTGCTGGCCCAATACAGGGCGGCCAAGGCTCGGGCCGGGCAGGCCAAGTTCGACGCGGAGACCACGGCTGAACGTACGCGGCTGGCGGTGATCCAGATCTATTTGCAAACCCTCGCGGCGGATTCGCGTGCCCGGGCGGCCGCGGCTCGGGTGGACACCGCCAAAGCCGTTCTGGCTCAGGTTGGGGACGCTGAGAAGGCCGGCACCTCCAGCAAGCTCGACGTGGCGCGCGCCACGCAGCGGATTGAATCGGAGCAGGCCACGCTGGTTCTGGCGCGGCGCGACCGCGATTCGCTGCTCACCAATTTGAAGAAGACCATCGGTATGCCGCAGAGTACGCCCGTGGAAGTGGTGGAGTTCACACCGAGCATGGCGGAGCCTGACGGCGGCGTCCGGCCGGAGACGCTGGCTCTCGATGCCAGGCGCAAGGTCCTGAATGAGGAGAAGCGCCAGTCGGAACGCGAGCGCTACCCGAAGATTGGCGCGTTCGGCGACTATGGTGTCCTGGGCCAGGATCCTGCCAACGCGGTCAGCACCTACACGGTCGGCGTGACGGTCTCAGTGCCCGTCTGGACCAGCGGCCGCATCGAGAACGAGATCAAGGCCGCGCGGTACCGTCTGCAGCAACTCGACCAGCAGAAGCGTGCTCTGGACCTGGCGATCGATCAGGAATCGGCGCAGGCGCGTCTGGAACGCGATGCGGCTCGCGAGGCCCTGCAATCGGCGGCTCGCGCGACAACGGCCGCTCGGGAATCACTGGAACTCGCCCGTCTACGTTACGGCGCCGGCCTGACCACCAATCTCGACGTCATCACGGCCCAGGGCAATCTGGCGCAGACCGAGGAGGAGGAGATCCGTACGCGGTATGAAGGGCTGTTGGCGTCAGCAAATCTGGCTCGTGCGCGAGGCGACGTGATGGCGTTCGTCCGTTCGCGCTGA
- a CDS encoding HlyD family efflux transporter periplasmic adaptor subunit — MKKTWSLVVVLLAGAALALTISSRRQVQAAPAVSPTPAKAGQFISAAGRVEPEGEEIKVGSEMDGKLARVVVDEGDSVRRGQVLAVLTNGDYQARVELAKATVEERRASLERLRNGARDEEKRESEAQLREAQAQMQTALSERDRRQTLLDRGAISRSEYDLTARDYETARARVDAALQRLKLVRQQTRVEDIRRAEAELAQSEANVSEAQALLEKTLVRSPIDGRVLRRYRKGGESVSGKGDTPIVSVGNLDRLRVRVDVDEVDVAKLHVGQQAWVTADAYNGRKFTGKVVRIGQALGRKNVRTDEPNERVDTKILETLVELDAGQQLPVGLRVDAFLEVQK, encoded by the coding sequence ATGAAGAAGACCTGGAGTCTCGTGGTGGTTCTATTGGCCGGCGCGGCGCTGGCATTGACGATCAGCAGCCGCCGGCAGGTGCAGGCGGCTCCGGCCGTCTCGCCCACGCCGGCGAAAGCAGGACAGTTTATCTCGGCGGCGGGCCGTGTGGAGCCGGAGGGCGAGGAGATCAAGGTTGGCAGCGAAATGGACGGCAAGCTGGCCAGGGTCGTCGTCGATGAAGGGGACAGCGTGAGGCGCGGGCAAGTGCTCGCCGTGCTTACCAATGGCGACTATCAGGCCCGGGTGGAGTTGGCCAAGGCCACGGTGGAAGAGCGCCGGGCATCGCTGGAGCGCCTGCGCAACGGTGCCCGCGACGAGGAGAAGCGGGAAAGCGAAGCTCAGCTGCGCGAAGCCCAGGCGCAGATGCAGACCGCTCTTTCCGAGCGGGACCGGCGCCAGACTCTGCTCGATCGAGGTGCGATCTCCCGCAGCGAGTACGACCTGACGGCGCGCGACTACGAAACGGCCCGCGCCCGTGTCGATGCCGCCCTGCAGAGATTGAAGCTGGTCAGGCAGCAGACGCGTGTTGAGGACATCCGGCGCGCGGAAGCCGAGTTGGCCCAATCGGAGGCCAATGTGTCCGAGGCTCAGGCGCTGCTCGAAAAGACGCTCGTTCGCTCGCCCATCGACGGCCGGGTTTTGCGCCGCTATCGCAAGGGCGGCGAGAGCGTCTCCGGCAAGGGCGATACACCGATTGTCTCGGTGGGCAATCTGGACCGGCTGAGGGTGCGAGTCGACGTCGATGAAGTGGACGTCGCCAAGCTGCACGTAGGCCAACAGGCCTGGGTGACGGCCGACGCCTACAACGGCCGCAAGTTCACCGGAAAAGTGGTGCGCATCGGGCAGGCCCTGGGCCGCAAGAACGTCCGGACGGACGAACCCAATGAGCGCGTCGACACTAAAATTCTCGAGACCCTGGTTGAGCTCGACGCCGGCCAGCAACTGCCCGTCGGCCTGCGTGTCGATGCCTTCCTGGAGGTTCAGAAGTGA
- a CDS encoding ABC transporter ATP-binding protein: MIEIRDVVKTYGSGSAAVHALNGIDLDVNAGEVLMLMGPSGSGKTTLLSIMGCILQATSGSVRIAGQEIVGLAERKLPKVRLDHFGFIFQGFNLFPALTARENVELALKLKGISGAAGHKRAEHLLEQVGLADKFKSYPADLSGGQKQRIAIARALAGDPPIILADEPTAALDSHSGLTVMEILTGLARHRDRAVVVVTHDSRVLHYADRIVHIADGKIADSAVEERVA, encoded by the coding sequence ATGATCGAAATCAGAGACGTAGTGAAAACCTACGGCAGCGGAAGTGCGGCCGTACATGCCTTGAACGGGATTGACCTTGATGTCAACGCGGGCGAAGTTCTGATGCTGATGGGCCCATCCGGCAGCGGCAAGACCACGCTGCTGTCCATCATGGGGTGCATCCTGCAGGCCACGTCGGGCAGCGTCAGGATCGCCGGACAGGAGATCGTCGGCCTGGCCGAACGCAAACTGCCGAAGGTCCGGCTGGACCACTTCGGTTTCATCTTTCAAGGCTTCAATCTATTCCCCGCCCTGACGGCTCGCGAGAATGTCGAACTCGCGCTGAAGCTGAAGGGCATCTCCGGCGCTGCCGGGCACAAGCGGGCGGAGCATCTGCTGGAGCAGGTGGGGCTCGCCGATAAGTTCAAGTCCTACCCGGCCGATCTCAGCGGCGGGCAGAAGCAGCGCATTGCGATCGCGCGAGCGCTGGCTGGCGATCCTCCGATTATCCTGGCCGACGAGCCGACAGCAGCGCTCGACTCGCATTCGGGCCTCACCGTCATGGAAATTCTCACTGGCCTGGCCCGCCATCGCGACCGGGCCGTGGTCGTGGTGACTCATGACAGCCGCGTGCTGCACTACGCGGATCGTATTGTTCATATCGCCGACGGCAAAATCGCGGATTCGGCTGTAGAGGAGAGAGTGGCATGA
- a CDS encoding FtsX-like permease family protein, with amino-acid sequence MVTLAWKNLIHDKVRLVVTLVGIVFALVLILVQFGLFLSFMDTSANIVERSGASLWISAPQLPYVNGASPIQESKRWKAMEVPGVDRVDRYILAWVPWKLPSGAIENVQITGFSLESKLGGPWNLTAGSVEDLRGEDTVIVDELYKEKLGVTHLGQTVEISNRRARVVGYTRGIRSFTTAPFVFCSFKNAQNYAGGVLKENQTMFLLVRAQTGVDLAQLQAAMKAKLGDFDVLTNAEMHKRTQIYWVFQTGAGITTLLGAILGLIVGIVVVAQTIYAATVDHIREFGTLKAMGATNSRIYQVILAQAAMSGVFGYVLAMAIAAPISHSSQNGNAPIALPPEVAAGTLALAIAMCAGASIISIRKATRIDPAMVFRG; translated from the coding sequence ATGGTTACCTTAGCCTGGAAGAACCTCATCCACGACAAAGTCCGGCTCGTCGTTACCCTGGTCGGCATTGTCTTCGCTCTGGTCCTCATCCTGGTCCAGTTTGGGCTCTTCCTGAGCTTCATGGACACCAGTGCGAATATCGTCGAGCGGAGCGGAGCCAGCCTCTGGATCTCGGCCCCCCAACTCCCCTACGTCAACGGCGCGTCACCCATCCAGGAGTCGAAGCGGTGGAAGGCCATGGAAGTCCCCGGCGTGGACCGCGTCGATCGCTACATCCTGGCGTGGGTCCCCTGGAAGCTACCTTCGGGCGCCATCGAGAACGTGCAGATCACCGGGTTCTCTCTCGAAAGCAAGTTGGGTGGGCCGTGGAATCTGACGGCCGGTTCCGTCGAAGACCTGCGGGGTGAGGATACGGTCATCGTCGATGAGCTATACAAAGAGAAGCTCGGCGTTACGCATCTCGGCCAGACGGTGGAGATCAGCAATCGCCGGGCGCGCGTCGTGGGCTACACTCGCGGCATCCGAAGCTTCACCACCGCGCCGTTCGTCTTCTGCTCTTTCAAGAACGCGCAGAACTATGCGGGTGGAGTCCTGAAAGAGAACCAGACCATGTTCCTGCTGGTTCGTGCCCAGACCGGTGTGGATCTCGCCCAACTCCAGGCCGCCATGAAAGCCAAACTGGGCGACTTCGATGTACTCACCAACGCCGAAATGCACAAACGAACCCAAATCTACTGGGTGTTCCAGACCGGAGCCGGCATCACAACGCTGCTGGGCGCAATCCTCGGTCTCATTGTCGGCATCGTCGTGGTGGCGCAGACGATCTATGCGGCCACGGTCGATCATATCCGCGAGTTCGGCACCCTGAAGGCCATGGGCGCGACGAACTCCCGCATCTACCAGGTGATCCTGGCCCAGGCGGCCATGAGTGGTGTCTTTGGCTATGTCCTGGCCATGGCTATCGCCGCACCCATTTCACACTCCAGCCAGAACGGCAACGCGCCCATCGCGCTGCCCCCTGAAGTCGCGGCGGGCACACTGGCCCTTGCTATTGCCATGTGCGCCGGAGCTTCCATCATTTCGATCCGCAAAGCAACGCGCATCGACCCAGCCATGGTCTTCCGAGGCTAG
- a CDS encoding TetR/AcrR family transcriptional regulator — protein sequence MGTAERRAREKDELRRRILEAATALFLEQGYESVSMRKIADRIEYAPSTIYLYFKDKVELVTSICFETFAELDRRLEAIRQLGLPPLETLRRSLTDYVDFGLEHPSHYTFVFCTPPAALKDIRPDQHVYVNTMAMATFDRLRVGIKACMDEGSIRVDDVETTAQSAWLFIHGVTIGLVIDCGFPFVDRRVLIETSLDRLIRGLN from the coding sequence ATGGGAACCGCAGAACGCCGCGCCAGAGAGAAAGACGAGCTGCGCCGCCGCATCCTTGAGGCTGCCACTGCCCTCTTTCTGGAGCAGGGCTACGAGAGCGTTTCGATGCGCAAGATCGCCGACCGCATTGAGTACGCGCCATCCACTATCTATTTGTATTTCAAGGACAAAGTGGAGCTCGTCACCAGCATCTGCTTCGAGACCTTCGCTGAGCTCGACCGGCGCCTGGAGGCGATTAGGCAACTTGGTCTTCCGCCGCTGGAAACCTTGCGGCGGAGCCTGACCGACTACGTCGACTTCGGACTCGAGCACCCCAGCCACTACACTTTCGTCTTCTGCACGCCTCCGGCAGCCCTCAAGGATATCCGGCCAGATCAGCATGTGTACGTCAATACCATGGCCATGGCTACCTTCGACAGGCTCCGCGTCGGTATTAAGGCTTGTATGGATGAAGGCTCCATCCGCGTGGACGACGTCGAGACCACCGCTCAATCCGCCTGGTTGTTCATTCACGGTGTCACCATCGGACTCGTGATCGACTGCGGTTTCCCCTTCGTGGACCGCCGTGTCCTGATCGAGACCTCCCTCGACCGTCTGATTCGTGGACTGAATTAA
- a CDS encoding cytochrome c peroxidase: protein MYFKVLIAVGLLGLCTLAAEVPASKLRVFKPLPAAMDSATNPPTQAKIELGRMLYFENRLSKSQKFSCNSCHLLDKYGVDNQATSEGHKGQHGDRNSPSVFNAALHMAQFWDGRAADVEAQAKGPVLNPVEMAMPNEATVVKTLKSMPEYMALFAKAFPGEKDPVTYDNMAKAIGAFERKLVTPSRWDKFLAGDKTALTEQEQAGLLKFVDSGCAGCHSGTLIGGNSYQKLGAVQPYPGLKDEGRSKISKNAGEKFYFKVPSLRNIDKTAPYYHDGSVKTLDDAINRMAEFQLGRKLAPAEVGSIAAWLRSLTGDVPASLITKPKLPASTPQTPKPDLTD from the coding sequence ATGTATTTTAAAGTATTGATTGCAGTTGGGTTATTGGGACTCTGCACACTGGCTGCGGAGGTCCCGGCGTCCAAACTACGCGTATTCAAGCCGCTGCCGGCGGCGATGGACTCGGCAACCAATCCACCCACGCAGGCCAAGATCGAGTTGGGCCGGATGCTGTACTTTGAGAACCGCCTCTCAAAGAGCCAGAAGTTCTCGTGCAACTCGTGCCATCTGTTGGACAAGTATGGTGTGGACAATCAGGCGACATCGGAAGGCCACAAGGGCCAGCACGGCGACCGCAACTCACCCTCGGTATTCAACGCCGCCTTGCATATGGCGCAGTTCTGGGATGGCCGCGCGGCCGACGTCGAGGCGCAGGCCAAGGGTCCGGTGCTGAACCCGGTGGAGATGGCGATGCCGAACGAGGCCACGGTGGTCAAGACTCTGAAGTCGATGCCCGAGTACATGGCATTGTTCGCGAAGGCCTTTCCGGGTGAGAAGGATCCGGTCACTTACGACAACATGGCCAAAGCCATCGGCGCGTTTGAGCGGAAGCTGGTCACCCCCTCCCGCTGGGACAAATTCCTGGCTGGCGACAAGACCGCGCTGACGGAACAGGAACAGGCGGGCTTGCTGAAGTTCGTCGACTCCGGTTGCGCCGGTTGCCATTCCGGCACCCTGATCGGCGGCAATTCGTATCAGAAACTCGGAGCGGTGCAGCCGTATCCTGGCCTCAAGGACGAAGGCCGGTCGAAGATCTCGAAGAACGCGGGTGAGAAGTTCTATTTCAAAGTGCCGTCGCTGCGCAACATCGACAAGACGGCGCCCTACTACCACGACGGATCGGTGAAGACACTGGATGACGCCATCAATCGCATGGCGGAGTTCCAACTCGGACGCAAACTGGCTCCGGCCGAGGTTGGCTCCATTGCCGCCTGGCTGCGGTCTTTGACGGGCGACGTCCCGGCGAGTCTGATCACGAAACCGAAGTTGCCGGCCTCGACGCCCCAAACGCCCAAGCCGGACCTGACGGACTAG
- a CDS encoding DUF3365 domain-containing protein, which yields MRAAAVCVFLAAAVWAQEPTPRQRAEGAINDLGRVLQQLLGEEMKHGGYAGAVRSCAENAQTVTEEFGRERQVDIRRVSLKYRNQRDQPDDWEAERLKAWLKQAEAGAALAPVEETVTENGRRFLRMMKPIRLQAACLGCHGAREQLAPEVKAQLEAKYPRDKATGYKTGDLRGAFTVLVRLP from the coding sequence ATGAGAGCGGCTGCTGTCTGTGTCTTTCTGGCGGCTGCGGTGTGGGCGCAGGAGCCCACTCCGCGGCAGCGGGCCGAGGGGGCGATCAACGATCTGGGCCGTGTTCTCCAGCAGCTATTGGGCGAGGAGATGAAGCATGGCGGCTATGCGGGGGCGGTCCGTTCGTGCGCGGAAAATGCCCAGACAGTGACCGAAGAGTTCGGCCGCGAGCGGCAGGTTGATATCCGCCGGGTGAGTCTGAAGTACCGGAATCAGCGCGACCAGCCAGATGACTGGGAAGCGGAACGGCTGAAAGCGTGGTTGAAGCAGGCGGAAGCCGGCGCTGCCCTGGCGCCTGTGGAGGAAACCGTCACGGAGAACGGGCGGCGCTTCCTGCGGATGATGAAACCCATCCGGCTCCAGGCGGCCTGCCTGGGCTGCCACGGAGCGCGCGAGCAACTTGCCCCGGAAGTGAAGGCGCAACTTGAAGCGAAGTACCCCAGGGATAAGGCCACCGGGTACAAGACTGGTGACCTGCGGGGCGCGTTCACGGTCCTGGTGCGGCTGCCTTAG
- a CDS encoding Gfo/Idh/MocA family oxidoreductase, whose amino-acid sequence MARRSLVKSAGGAALAFTAASYNRVLGANSRIRVGVIGCGNRGRYLTEVFRKRSDVEIGALCDVFGEKLRMAGEGVPGAAQLDDHRRLVGRGDIDAVIVATPDHWHAPMAIDAMNAGKDVYVEKPLTFRREEGPRIVHAARVNARICQVGLQRRSATLFRRAKEEIVDSGQLGKVTFVRSVWHSGAPYDLGDPHQPQPPDLNWERFLGSVRKRPWNPHQYHHYRLFLDFGGGSMTDLLTHWIDVVHMLTGKTGPTSVAAVGGIFVAEDDRTAPDTVTVVLGYDGFTVTFESASLAGLPEDHIVFCGTKGNLLITRDHYKFQSNQPDAPPVVVKTPETFVEEHVANFLDCCRSRESPNCDAETGHRSALPCHLATMSFVMRKRIQFDPQREAVRL is encoded by the coding sequence ATGGCAAGGCGCAGTCTCGTGAAGAGCGCCGGAGGTGCTGCCCTGGCGTTCACGGCAGCAAGCTACAACCGGGTGCTTGGTGCGAACAGCCGCATCCGGGTGGGTGTGATCGGTTGCGGCAATCGTGGCCGCTATCTGACTGAGGTCTTCCGTAAGCGCTCCGACGTGGAAATAGGCGCGCTCTGCGATGTGTTCGGCGAGAAGCTCCGCATGGCCGGTGAAGGAGTTCCCGGCGCCGCCCAACTGGACGACCACCGCCGCCTTGTCGGGCGCGGCGACATCGACGCTGTCATCGTAGCCACGCCGGACCACTGGCACGCCCCCATGGCCATTGACGCCATGAATGCGGGCAAGGACGTCTACGTCGAAAAGCCGCTTACCTTCCGGCGGGAAGAGGGTCCGCGCATCGTCCATGCCGCGCGCGTCAACGCGCGGATCTGCCAGGTGGGACTGCAACGGCGGTCGGCCACACTCTTCCGGCGCGCCAAGGAAGAGATTGTCGACTCGGGCCAGCTTGGTAAGGTCACATTCGTGCGGTCCGTGTGGCACTCCGGCGCTCCATACGACCTGGGCGATCCGCATCAGCCGCAACCGCCGGACCTTAATTGGGAGCGGTTCCTCGGCTCGGTACGCAAGCGGCCGTGGAACCCCCACCAGTACCATCACTACCGCCTATTCCTCGACTTCGGCGGCGGCAGCATGACGGACCTGCTCACCCACTGGATCGATGTCGTCCACATGCTCACGGGCAAGACCGGCCCGACCTCTGTCGCAGCCGTCGGAGGCATCTTTGTGGCCGAGGATGATCGCACAGCGCCCGACACCGTCACTGTGGTGCTTGGTTACGACGGCTTCACGGTGACGTTCGAATCGGCGTCCCTGGCGGGCCTACCGGAGGACCATATCGTGTTCTGCGGCACCAAGGGCAACCTGCTGATCACGCGCGACCACTACAAGTTCCAATCGAACCAACCCGATGCGCCTCCGGTCGTCGTGAAGACCCCTGAGACCTTCGTCGAGGAGCACGTGGCCAACTTCCTCGATTGTTGCCGCAGCCGCGAAAGCCCCAATTGTGACGCGGAGACCGGCCACCGCTCGGCGCTGCCGTGTCACCTCGCCACCATGTCTTTCGTCATGCGGAAGCGAATCCAGTTCGACCCGCAACGGGAAGCCGTGCGGCTGTAG
- a CDS encoding universal stress protein, giving the protein MPAPAFDLIVCPIDFSDCSANALRWAAWLATSLGKPLRLIHAVHVDMPSYVPAIQRQDILDQWTQVREQAESHLRDWASRNLPAGLSVQYEVSDAPPVEAIIAAAHRGNACVVMGTHGRTGWRQVWMGSVTTRTIEQAKVPVLAIPPDKSVC; this is encoded by the coding sequence ATGCCGGCTCCCGCATTCGACTTGATCGTCTGCCCCATCGATTTCAGCGACTGCTCAGCCAATGCCCTGCGTTGGGCCGCCTGGCTGGCGACCTCGCTGGGCAAGCCGCTGCGCCTCATTCACGCAGTCCACGTCGATATGCCGTCCTATGTCCCGGCGATCCAACGGCAGGACATCCTGGATCAATGGACGCAGGTTCGCGAACAGGCCGAATCACACCTGAGAGACTGGGCGAGCCGGAACCTGCCAGCCGGTCTCTCTGTCCAGTACGAAGTCAGCGATGCCCCACCCGTCGAGGCGATCATCGCCGCCGCGCATCGTGGAAATGCGTGTGTGGTCATGGGTACACACGGCCGGACCGGCTGGCGACAGGTCTGGATGGGCTCCGTGACCACGCGCACAATCGAACAGGCCAAAGTGCCGGTTTTGGCCATACCGCCCGATAAGTCTGTATGCTGA